tttaagtatcacgcttgttttattttcacataaattagtcatacaaatattaaaatagacgTCGCTTAACATCACGTACTGGCGTCGGATGCTTGGCGAAGGTTGACTGAGATCGTTTGTGTGATGGCACTGGATGTTCGGTGAAAGTTGGGTAAGGTTGTGGTGGTGATATCGTCCTGAATTGGTAGAAAAAATCAGGCCCATCGTTTACCTCGCATGCCTGCGGGTTGCGAATCTCGGCTGGTGTCCGTGCAGGTCCGTCAATATGATCTAGTGCCtgggaaaaataaatataaaataaatattgtgtttttatttttaaaactacgtttatataaattaccttagCTAAAATATCATCCTTAGGCTGATTAAATCCATCACGTGCAGATGAATCGTCGTGTATGCTGAATATATTGCTGACCGGCGAATAGCTTGGCGACGTTGGTGTATCCATTTGACCATTCtgtaactaaaattgtattaaatattttttttttacatgtactactatatttatgaattacctCATGCGTCAACTGTTGTAACACAGTTTCAGCTAGTTGTACGGTTGCATACATTTGTATTTGACCGATCATGTTTGGGTAAATTTTCTCCGTTCGATCGTCTTGTacgtttttaatgaatattaacaTCTCTTCTAAATTTTTCGGTGGTGATTTAAGGTGAGCAGATTTCTCATGTAGATACATCGCAAAATCGTCAAACTGCCTTGTAATTAATGGAGCAGTGTTTATTTCTTTCCGTACAATACTTTCGAAAATACTACATTCAAGATATTGAAGCTTAATCAAGTCCTCCCGATTTAACAGTACTCTGCACCCGTCCTGAGTTTTTGACTCTATTACTAGCACATTTTCTCCGCCATACACCATACtggatattttatgaaattccgTCTCAAGAAATATGATGCGCTTGTACTGGACCGTatctaatataaatgataagatATGCCCCATCATAGAGAATATGCGTCTCAGGAAATCCGGCGATATTTTAACATGACGCGATGGTGTTAATAAATGAACGGTGACTTGAAAATTATCAGTAGGATCGACACCGACAAGTATGAATTTGCGTGCTGTAAAGTTGATCGTGTAGCTTGTGGTTTCGATGAGTTCAGCCGGTGGTGATGGTGGTACATACGTAAAGGTCTTCTTCTTGTATAATGCAGCGTTGTCTTCAATTGAACCAgccatgtttttaaaaattgtttattataaaaataataaagacttggaaaaattgtaaacacttaacaaatataataaagacgGAGGAGAATCGTACGTGTGTACACTTGACGACAGACTGATTGAATGCCGACTCTTGCGGAACCTATATAGTGTCCGTTTCACATTCACGTGTTGtagatatttctgaattatatcaataagcgtttatttcgtgattttcggctatttgatcgttttcaaaaaaacctacgCCGTACATCAAATGTTGCTACGCAGtagatatttctgaattatatcaataagcgtttttttcgtgattttcggctatttgatcgttttcaaaaaaacctacgCCGTACATCAAATGTAGACATACAGtagatatttctgaattatatcaataagcgtttatttcgtgattttcggctatttgaATAAATCTACACcgtcataacaataaatatatgcgtcatacgatatttaataataatatatgtttatttttaatttcacactCAACGTTGATAGTAGGAGTTAATTACTGATAAGGAGATTTATACACCGCACACGTTACGGATAATTGTTATCACTAATGAGGAGTTAATTACTGATAAGGAGATTTATACACCGCACACGTTACGGATAATTGTTATCACTAATTAACTGatggtgcggagggtgcggagggtgcggagggcGAGGAGGGCGAGGAGGGCGAGGGGGCGAGGAGGGCGAGGGGGCGAGGGGGGCGAGGATGGCGAGGGGGTGCGGAGGGCGAGGGGGCGAGGAGGGCGAGGGGGCGAGGGGATCAGCGGTCTGAACTCTCtattatatactacttatatagtataatgtaacaTCACAGCATTTTTTGGCACATTATTCTATCAGAAACAGTCCCCGAGCGTACCTTAGTGGTTACAACCTACGGTTAGGTTACGCCTGTGCCGCTTTACATTCCATCCCCACCACCCATTTAATTTCAAGGTAACTAATAAGTggggggttatgttggacacagcaAATGATTAAAGTAGCTTCATCCATTGTATAATGATCTAAGATGTAACCATTGTCCCCCAACCAACACAACCTGCAGTGCTCGGTGTCCGAACGCCGTTGCTCACGGCCGCCGATACCGTCCGCGCCTCCGTCGGGCCGGACGGCACGACACCGGCGAACCAACCGGTCCCCAAAAGgccaattattgtataattcctATCAAAGCACGGCACTGACCTACTCCCACTACATACCAACCACCAAGTTTCGACGCCGGACGACAGCCAACTTCCAGACTCAACACAATATGTTTTCAACAGCGTTTCGCTCGACTGgtcgacattttttttcaacggcTCCGCTCAACTAGTCGACGCTTTTTCCACCATCTTCACGGAACCACGCTCCACCGTCAACACGTTCTTGATAGAACAAGACATTTCCGTGTGCGTCACAAACACAACGCTTCACCGTTCCGGCGTTTTGACATTTCACCGTTGTGGTTGAGGAACATTTTTGGACACCCACGTCACTCCACCATGATGAGCTAAGTCCACCCATGAGAGCAATGCTGATGCTGGTCGACGTCGGTCAACTATCTGTCGTAATATGATTAAATGCACGATCTTGTTAGGCGTCGCAAGACGCGGGaccacatatattttttttgttccccTCAACAAGTGGTCCTGGCTGTAACAAGCCCGTGCACCCAATCTTCCCGGTAACCCTGTGAGGACACACCATGAGTAATATAGTGTGTAGCCTCCAATGGGCCGGGAAAAATGTGCCcaaaatctgtttaatttttaaaatctattttgagtaaaaattcccgtttttccttaatttttatgttgttttttcctgtcatttttgaaaactattgaggattttgaattttgatctcctcaatgcaccaacaatatttactttcccatcgaacaagatactgaaattaaaatagaagcattatttcaacttcttatcgtgtatacagacacaaaaaaaaaaaaataaaaaagttggtaAGAGGATGTTGCTATGCTGTACAGCAGGTTACAATTGTGACCCGCTGTataatggacggtgttaaatttaaattacgatttaaattatatcattgtttgagaaaaacgattctgagagaaaacggtcagtcagcctatgatattaccaagtatgtttgatgatattattgtgaataaagtaatttatgtataacaatatagtataagcctt
This genomic window from Metopolophium dirhodum isolate CAU chromosome 1, ASM1992520v1, whole genome shotgun sequence contains:
- the LOC132936300 gene encoding uncharacterized protein LOC132936300 isoform X1 — translated: MAGSIEDNAALYKKKTFTYVPPSPPAELIETTSYTINFTARKFILVGVDPTDNFQVTVHLLTPSRHVKISPDFLRRIFSMMGHILSFILDTVQYKRIIFLETEFHKISSMVYGGENVLVIESKTQDGCRVLLNREDLIKLQYLECSIFESIVRKEINTAPLITRQFDDFAMYLHEKSAHLKSPPKNLEEMLIFIKNVQDDRTEKIYPNMIGQIQMYATVQLAETVLQQLTHELQNGQMDTPTSPSYSPVSNIFSIHDDSSARDGFNQPKDDILAKALDHIDGPARTPAEIRNPQACEVNDGPDFFYQFRTISPPQPYPTFTEHPVPSHKRSQSTFAKHPTPVRDVKRRLF
- the LOC132936300 gene encoding uncharacterized protein LOC132936300 isoform X2: MAGSIEDNAALYKKKTFTYVPPSPPAELIETTSYTINFTARKFILVGVDPTDNFQVTVHLLTPSRHVKISPDFLRRIFSMMGHILSFILDTVQYKRIIFLETEFHKISSMVYGGENVLVIESKTQDGCRVLLNREDLIKLQYLECSIFESIVRKEINTAPLITRQFDDFAMYLHEKSAHLKSPPKNLEEMLIFIKNVQDDRTEKIYPNMIGQIQMYATVQLAETVLQQLTHENGQMDTPTSPSYSPVSNIFSIHDDSSARDGFNQPKDDILAKALDHIDGPARTPAEIRNPQACEVNDGPDFFYQFRTISPPQPYPTFTEHPVPSHKRSQSTFAKHPTPVRDVKRRLF